One genomic segment of Drosophila willistoni isolate 14030-0811.24 chromosome 2R unlocalized genomic scaffold, UCI_dwil_1.1 Seg200, whole genome shotgun sequence includes these proteins:
- the LOC6643528 gene encoding trans-1,2-dihydrobenzene-1,2-diol dehydrogenase: MLKLIQPIDLLMAKSTVRYFQNLVIAFASKQHSHIQHKPQKQQKKRISNIVNDNTKIVWPRKLHINQFVGNSNTKSPSNNGDVDVNVETTLRWGIAPVSLMADDFGAALSILPPQRHQIVSCVAAYRSHAEAFADKYNVENIYTSFEDLANCPNVDVVYISPLNPLHGELCHLMLNHDKHVLCEKPLCMTEDQVRQLISKAQARGLFLMEGMWPRCVPAYHYLRKQILRNRLGEVSHVHCTLGLPVSQSKLALYGGVASDFGIYGLQLALWVFREPPQRVRATGKLNEEDIDVTADIVLEFSRNRWAHIQVSAEEKLENKATITGKDGSIKMTNYWCPTRLTTDRENIDFPLPVDDGFFTHYHNRVSMCYEAEEVRKCILNGCNESEMFNHKESILLANLMDIIYNQLGLGRGVDIHTPILEDEKFQDPSEIVGEAFQSLGFDITTTDGDESTIPASDNKKPEESCSSKQSGPKVLGAP; encoded by the exons ATCTCGTCATTGCTTTTGCCTCGAAACAGCATTCGCACATACAACATAAGCCACAGAAACAGCAAAAGAAGCGAATATCTAACATTGTAAATGACAATACGAAAATTGTTTGGCCGCGCAAATTGCACATCAATCAGTTTGttggcaacagcaacacaaaGAGCCCTAGCAACAATGGGGATGTGGATGTCAACGTGGAAACCACCCTACGTTGGGGCATTGCTCCGGTTAGCCTTATGGCCGATGATTTTGGTGCTGCATTAAGCATCCTGCCACCTCAACGTCATCAAATTGTTTCTTGTGTGGCCGCCTATCGATCGCATGCTGAAGCCTTTGCCGATAAATACAATGTGGAGAATATTTACACAAGTTTCGAGGATTTGGCAAACTGTCCAAATGTGG ATGTTGTCTACATTTCCCCACTGAATCCTTTGCACGGTGAACTATGCCATTTAATGTTGAATCATGACAAGCATGTCCTATGCGAGAAACCACTATGCATGACAGAAGATCAGGTCCGTCAATTGATATCCAAGGCTCAGGCTCGAGGTCTATTCCTTATGGAAGGCATGTGGCCACGCTGTGTACCCGCCTATCATTATTTGAGAAAACAAATTCTACGCAATCGTTTGGGTGAGGTCTCCCATGTCCATTGTACCTTGGGTCTACCTGTTTCTCAGTCAAAATTGGCTCTGTATGGCGGAGTGGCCAGTGATTTCGGTATCTATGGTCTGCAATTGGCTCTGTGGGTATTTCGAGAGCCACCGCAAAGAGTTCGTGCCACAGGCAAACTCAATGAGGAGGACATTGATGTGACAGCTGATATTGTATTGGAGTTCTCCAGGAATCGTTGGGCCCACATACAGGTCAGTGCCGAGGAGAAGTTGGAGAATAAAGCCACCATAACAGGCAAAGATGGTAGCATTAAA ATGACAAACTATTGGTGTCCCACACGTCTGACAACAGATAGAGAGAATATCGATTTCCCCTTGCCAGTTGATGATGGTTTCTTTACTCATTATCATAATCGCGTTAGCATGTGCTATGAAGCCGAGGAGGTGAGAAAGTGTATTCTGAATGGCTGCAATGAAAGCGAAATGTTCAACCATAAAGAAAGTATACTCTTGGCCAATCTAATGGACATTATTTATAACCAACTCGGCTTGGGTCGTGGAGTTGACATACATACACCGATCCTCGAGGACGAAAAATTTCAAGATCCTAGTGAGATTGTTGGTGAAGCTTTTCAGTCTTTAGGTTTTGATATAACTACAACCGATGGAGATGAATCAACTATACCAGCCAGCGATAACAAGAAGCCTGAGGAGAGTTGTTCATCTAAACAATCTGGGCCAAAGGTATTAGGAGCACCTTAG